A single window of Pectobacterium parmentieri DNA harbors:
- a CDS encoding MliC family protein — protein MKQLLTGTALILLSGCSYFGHKQTVETLHYQCGTMPLTVTLQPGGEKPAQVSFLLDGERLALPQVVSASGVRYSNDTYTFWSKGDRAFIQRGERVIVDDCMLSPM, from the coding sequence ATGAAACAATTGCTGACGGGAACCGCGCTGATTCTGCTGAGCGGATGTAGCTATTTTGGTCATAAACAGACAGTGGAAACGCTGCATTATCAATGTGGCACTATGCCGCTAACTGTCACGCTACAGCCGGGTGGCGAAAAGCCTGCGCAGGTGAGTTTTCTGCTGGATGGCGAACGTTTAGCGCTTCCTCAGGTGGTGTCCGCTTCTGGCGTCAGGTACAGCAATGACACCTATACGTTCTGGAGCAAAGGCGATCGTGCATTTATCCAACGAGGTGAACGCGTTATCGTGGACGATTGCATGTTGTCACCGATGTAA